CGCTCGGGAAGCTGGCGGTTCTCCACTCCAGCCCCAGTTATTTCGGTATTGTCTATTATCTGATCCTGACGGCCCTGATGTTTGCCGGCCTGGCCTTTTCCGGGAAGAGGCCCGATAAAATCCTGCAGACGCGAACTCCCGGGATGGCCTTGGTGCTGGGAGGGACGATGGCGGTGACGATTTTCAGTCATATGCTGGCCATTTCATTGACCCAGGCGGCTTACATGATTGCGTTGAAGCGGACCAGTCTCGTCATCGGCGTCCTGTATGGCGCCTGGTGGTTTCGGGAAGCAAAGATCGGAGAAAGGTTGGCGGGGGCTTTGCTCATGGTGGCGGGGGTCCTGCTGATCGGCCTCTTCGGCTAGCCATGCTGCCGGGTCAGGCCGGATTTTCCTCCTCTTCCGGTATTATCGTCTGCAGGGTGGTTGCATCTTCACAGGTCATAGAGGGTTTCATCGATCCGGGGCTGCGCACGCCGGTTGGTTCCCCGGGTTGTTTTCTGCGCCAGGGTGAACGGTTCTTCCGAATCCAGCAGATCGCCCATTTCCTGTTCAATCTGTTCCGGATCCTCGCCGCGTTCCATGCGGCTCAGGGCTTCTTCCATCCCGCTTCCCAACTGCAGCCCGGTCATATCGGACAGTTTCCGCATCAGGCGAACCGCCTGACGGGGATCCTCCTCATCGATTCCATCCATTTCGCTGGACAGCATGTTCATAGCCTTTTCCATCCGGCCTTCGTCAAGAGGAGGCATATCCTCACTTCCCGGTTCCTCTTTGCCGCGGGTTATTTTGGC
This portion of the Syntrophus gentianae genome encodes:
- a CDS encoding FmdB family zinc ribbon protein, translating into MPIYEFYCQQCNTVYNFFSRTVNTEKIPNCPTCKTVPLKRQMSVFAKITRGKEEPGSEDMPPLDEGRMEKAMNMLSSEMDGIDEEDPRQAVRLMRKLSDMTGLQLGSGMEEALSRMERGEDPEQIEQEMGDLLDSEEPFTLAQKTTRGTNRRAQPRIDETLYDL